The following proteins are co-located in the Clostridiales bacterium genome:
- a CDS encoding penicillin-binding protein, whose amino-acid sequence MKILTKRAFGLLLLVLILLLGLTVFTFRYVKDARTWAQYPTNKHLFQNGQLLSTGEIRDRNDEILYKAENGVQRFHSSETIRKALMHTTGDSYGNVATSVQVAFGDKLSGWGPVNGAYRFNDSSFGSNLKLTLDAELCAEAYQALKGRKGTVGVYNYKTGELLCMVSSPTFDPENHPDVAANPEKYEGVYLNRLISAAYTPGSVFKLVTAAAAIDKLPDYSNRVFHCEGEKLIDGDKVTCPSPHGDVTLTQALAVSCNIAFAEISLELGGDTLQNYAEKAGFNGNLEIDGIKAAKGKINTAGAKGGDLAWAGIGQYNDTANPLTFMAYMGSIANQGIRVSPRLIDKNSGILKLLPDLGPEKKRILNKATADTLKAMMRNNVTEEYGEKNYKGLELCAKSGTAQVGGDKAPHSWFAGFMDRQDCPLAFVVVVENGGAGSKVAGAVAAKVLKAAAERMVSDNTQ is encoded by the coding sequence ATGAAAATACTTACAAAACGTGCTTTCGGACTTCTTCTTTTGGTGCTGATCTTATTATTAGGACTTACAGTGTTCACATTTCGGTACGTAAAGGATGCCCGCACATGGGCCCAGTATCCAACCAATAAGCACTTGTTTCAAAATGGACAGCTCCTGTCTACAGGGGAAATTCGGGATCGGAACGACGAAATTCTTTACAAAGCTGAGAACGGCGTGCAGCGTTTTCACAGCAGTGAAACCATCAGAAAAGCATTGATGCATACCACGGGAGATTCTTATGGGAATGTGGCGACCAGTGTTCAGGTTGCTTTTGGAGATAAACTATCCGGGTGGGGTCCGGTGAACGGAGCGTATCGGTTCAACGATAGCAGTTTTGGATCAAACCTCAAGCTAACGCTGGATGCGGAGCTTTGCGCCGAAGCCTATCAGGCATTGAAGGGCAGAAAAGGAACCGTCGGTGTGTACAATTATAAAACGGGTGAGCTTTTATGTATGGTCAGTTCTCCAACCTTTGATCCTGAAAATCATCCTGATGTTGCAGCAAATCCTGAAAAATATGAAGGTGTCTACCTCAATCGGCTGATTTCAGCTGCATATACGCCGGGGTCGGTCTTTAAGCTGGTTACTGCAGCCGCTGCAATTGATAAGCTGCCGGACTACAGCAACAGAGTTTTTCATTGCGAGGGTGAAAAGCTGATCGATGGTGATAAAGTGACCTGCCCATCTCCTCATGGAGATGTAACGTTAACCCAAGCGCTTGCGGTATCTTGTAATATCGCATTTGCAGAAATCTCCCTGGAGCTTGGGGGTGATACGCTCCAAAACTATGCAGAAAAAGCAGGCTTTAATGGGAATCTTGAGATAGACGGAATCAAAGCAGCGAAAGGGAAGATCAATACAGCGGGGGCAAAGGGGGGAGACCTTGCTTGGGCAGGGATTGGACAGTATAATGATACCGCAAATCCGCTGACCTTTATGGCATATATGGGATCCATCGCGAATCAAGGCATTCGTGTGAGCCCCAGACTGATCGATAAAAACAGCGGTATACTGAAGCTTCTGCCAGATCTCGGTCCGGAGAAGAAACGGATTCTCAACAAAGCGACAGCGGATACGCTTAAAGCGATGATGCGCAATAATGTCACTGAAGAATACGGCGAAAAAAACTATAAGGGGCTGGAGTTATGCGCAAAATCGGGTACTGCGCAGGTGGGAGGCGATAAGGCACCTCATTCCTGGTTCGCAGGCTTTATGGATCGCCAGGATTGCCCCCTTGCTTTTGTGGTTGTCGTTGAAAACGGAGGAGCAGGAAGTAAAGTCGCAGGCGCTGTTGCTGCAAAAGTGCTCAAGGCTGCTGCGGAAAGGATGGTCTCTGACAACACACAATAA
- a CDS encoding BlaI/MecI/CopY family transcriptional regulator, protein MYGYKLFEAEYKFMEVIWKHAPVNSTKLAQLCSEILGWKKSTTYTVLRKLCERGLLKNENAVVTYLVEKEEIGIQESLELLDKSFGGSLPMFLTTFLKGKPLTEQEAAELKKIIDENKNGKGE, encoded by the coding sequence ATGTACGGATATAAGCTTTTTGAAGCGGAGTACAAATTTATGGAAGTGATCTGGAAGCATGCGCCGGTGAATTCCACGAAGCTGGCTCAGTTGTGCTCAGAAATTTTGGGTTGGAAAAAGTCCACTACATATACAGTCCTAAGGAAGTTGTGTGAAAGGGGATTGCTGAAGAACGAAAACGCGGTGGTGACTTATTTGGTGGAGAAAGAGGAAATCGGGATACAGGAGAGCCTGGAACTCTTGGATAAGTCCTTTGGAGGTTCGCTGCCTATGTTTCTGACTACATTCCTGAAGGGAAAGCCACTGACGGAGCAGGAAGCGGCGGAATTAAAAAAGATTATTGACGAAAACAAAAATGGGAAGGGTGAGTAA
- the nuoF gene encoding NADH-quinone oxidoreductase subunit NuoF: MHSLNDIKEEALNHYQPEEGYRVVVGMGTCGISAGAKQIMETLQRETAARGLKNVQIVPVGCIGMCTYEPIVEVFEHGKEKVSYIHVDDRIANSIVSEHLQNGRPIAEYTVDGGEDGAPKNLNDSSFYKKQVRVVLQNCGSINPEDIQDYVAMDGYQALYRVLTEMSPNEVIDVVKASGLRGRGGAGFSTGLKWSFAAPNQADQKYIICNADEGDPGAFMDRSVLEGDPHAVLEAMAIGGYAIGATKGFIYVRAEYPVAVQRLRLAIQQAKETGFLGTNIFDSGFDFDIEIRLGAGAFVCGEETALIASIEGKRGMSRNKPPFPANKGLWGKPTCINNVETLANIPQIIRKGADWFKGYGTEKSPGTKVFALGGKINNTGLVEVPMGITLREVIFDIGNGCPGGKGFKAVQTGGPSGGCITSVNLDTPIDFDNLVAIGSMMGSGGMIVMDEDNCMVDIARFFLEFTVDESCGKCTPCREGTKRMYEILGKIIEGKGSSSDLAELQDLGEHLKNTSLCALGQTAPNPVLSTMKHFNDEYQSHVLDKKCPAGVCSGLLSYTITEGCKGCTLCMKKCPTGAIFGEVKKHHRIDTEKCIKCGACVDFCPVKAIVKL; the protein is encoded by the coding sequence ATGCATTCATTAAATGACATCAAGGAAGAAGCCTTGAACCATTATCAGCCGGAAGAAGGGTATCGCGTCGTCGTCGGTATGGGTACCTGCGGAATTTCGGCTGGTGCAAAACAGATCATGGAAACCCTGCAAAGAGAGACTGCAGCTAGGGGATTAAAAAATGTTCAGATCGTACCTGTCGGGTGCATTGGCATGTGCACCTATGAACCGATTGTAGAAGTATTTGAGCACGGCAAAGAAAAGGTTTCTTACATACACGTGGATGATCGCATTGCAAACTCCATCGTTTCCGAGCACTTGCAGAACGGGAGACCAATTGCTGAGTACACTGTTGACGGCGGTGAAGACGGTGCGCCGAAAAACCTTAATGACAGTTCGTTTTACAAGAAACAGGTCAGAGTGGTTTTACAGAACTGCGGAAGCATCAATCCCGAGGATATCCAGGATTACGTTGCGATGGATGGGTATCAGGCGCTGTACAGAGTACTGACGGAGATGTCGCCGAATGAGGTCATTGATGTAGTGAAGGCTTCGGGACTCAGAGGAAGAGGCGGTGCTGGATTTTCCACAGGGCTGAAGTGGAGCTTTGCGGCACCGAACCAGGCCGATCAGAAGTACATTATCTGCAATGCGGATGAAGGAGATCCGGGCGCTTTTATGGATAGAAGCGTTCTGGAAGGAGATCCTCATGCGGTGCTTGAGGCCATGGCCATAGGAGGCTATGCAATTGGAGCAACCAAGGGATTTATTTACGTTAGGGCCGAGTATCCCGTTGCGGTACAGAGACTTAGGCTTGCAATACAGCAGGCAAAAGAAACAGGATTTTTAGGGACAAATATCTTTGACAGCGGCTTTGACTTTGATATAGAGATCAGACTGGGGGCCGGCGCATTTGTCTGCGGAGAAGAGACTGCTCTGATTGCTTCGATTGAAGGTAAGAGGGGGATGTCCAGGAATAAGCCGCCTTTCCCTGCCAATAAGGGCTTATGGGGCAAGCCTACCTGCATCAACAATGTTGAGACGCTGGCAAATATTCCTCAGATCATACGAAAGGGAGCGGATTGGTTTAAAGGCTATGGAACAGAAAAATCACCGGGAACCAAGGTCTTTGCTCTGGGCGGAAAGATTAACAATACCGGTCTGGTTGAGGTTCCTATGGGAATTACACTTCGGGAGGTGATCTTCGATATTGGAAATGGCTGTCCTGGTGGAAAGGGCTTTAAGGCAGTTCAGACAGGAGGGCCCTCCGGAGGATGTATTACTTCGGTCAATCTGGATACCCCCATTGATTTTGACAACCTGGTAGCCATCGGTTCAATGATGGGTTCCGGCGGGATGATCGTGATGGACGAAGATAATTGTATGGTTGATATTGCAAGGTTTTTTCTTGAGTTTACCGTGGATGAATCCTGCGGAAAATGTACGCCTTGCAGAGAAGGAACCAAGAGAATGTACGAAATTCTCGGAAAGATCATTGAGGGGAAAGGTTCTTCTAGTGACCTGGCTGAGCTGCAGGATCTTGGAGAACATTTGAAAAACACATCATTATGCGCGCTGGGGCAAACCGCACCAAATCCGGTTTTATCAACAATGAAACATTTTAATGATGAGTATCAATCCCATGTTCTGGATAAGAAATGCCCTGCGGGCGTATGCAGCGGACTTTTATCCTACACAATCACAGAGGGGTGTAAAGGCTGTACCCTCTGTATGAAAAAATGTCCTACCGGAGCGATTTTCGGTGAGGTAAAGAAACATCATAGAATTGATACCGAAAAATGTATTAAGTGCGGAGCTTGCGTGGACTTCTGTCCGGTCAAAGCCATCGTGAAACTGTAG
- a CDS encoding 2Fe-2S iron-sulfur cluster binding domain-containing protein: protein MTNSIKVTINGIVVEAQPDDTVLLAAQRAGIKIPSLCYLKGVNDPAACRVCVVEAEVNGVPMRNLPAACVLQVQEGMNIRTSTGKVRKAVRKNLELILANHDRDCLTCVRNGNCELNKLCEEFGVDQVPYDGAVRERHIDDSSYSIVRDSGKCILCGRCISTCKNVQGIGVLDYTGRGFNTRVAPAFEYGMRDIDCIYCGQCIVSCPVAALKEKSNIDQVWEAIDDPEKFVVVQTAPAVRAALGEEFGIAIGTAVTGKMVAALKQIGFDKVFDTNFSADLTIMEEGTELLQRVTKGGVLPMITSCSPGWIRYCELNYPDFLENLSTCKSPQQMFGAVVKSYYAETFQIDPKKLVSVSIMPCTSKKTEANRPEMEVDGIRDVDFSLTTRELARMIKQAGIDFLSLHDEATDSVIGEYTGAGVIFGASGGVMEAALRTVADILTGEDLDDIEYKECRGLEGIREASVTLPIEGRDTEIKLAIAHGTANAAKLLESIRSGEKNYHFIEIMGCPGGCINGGGQPHISARKRMELDSKALRSAVLYAEDARLPVRKSHMNTEIQKLYSDYLSEPCGHKSHKLLHTHYQERYTYEK, encoded by the coding sequence ATGACGAATTCAATAAAAGTTACCATCAACGGAATTGTGGTAGAGGCACAACCGGATGATACCGTGCTGCTTGCCGCGCAAAGAGCGGGAATTAAAATACCGTCTCTCTGCTATCTCAAGGGTGTGAATGATCCTGCTGCATGTAGAGTTTGCGTGGTGGAAGCAGAAGTAAACGGCGTGCCGATGAGAAATCTTCCCGCGGCCTGTGTTCTGCAGGTTCAAGAAGGCATGAATATCAGAACCAGTACTGGAAAGGTAAGAAAGGCAGTTAGAAAAAATCTGGAATTGATCCTGGCAAATCATGACAGAGATTGTCTGACCTGCGTACGGAACGGCAACTGTGAATTGAACAAACTTTGCGAAGAATTTGGCGTGGATCAGGTTCCATATGACGGCGCGGTGAGAGAGCGTCATATCGACGATTCCTCCTATTCTATCGTTCGTGACTCTGGCAAATGTATTCTCTGCGGAAGATGCATCAGCACCTGCAAAAACGTACAGGGAATTGGTGTTTTGGATTATACGGGAAGGGGCTTTAATACCAGAGTTGCTCCTGCATTTGAATATGGAATGAGAGATATTGACTGCATCTATTGCGGGCAGTGCATCGTCTCATGTCCTGTTGCGGCACTAAAGGAAAAATCCAATATCGATCAGGTCTGGGAAGCAATTGATGATCCTGAAAAATTTGTCGTCGTACAGACGGCACCAGCGGTCAGAGCGGCGCTCGGAGAAGAATTTGGTATCGCAATCGGTACTGCCGTTACCGGTAAAATGGTTGCGGCACTGAAACAAATCGGATTTGACAAGGTATTTGATACCAACTTTTCTGCTGATCTGACGATTATGGAGGAGGGGACAGAGCTGCTTCAGCGCGTCACAAAGGGAGGCGTTCTTCCCATGATCACATCCTGTTCACCGGGATGGATCAGATATTGTGAATTAAATTATCCTGATTTTTTAGAAAATCTATCCACATGCAAATCTCCACAGCAGATGTTTGGAGCTGTGGTCAAGTCCTACTATGCTGAAACGTTTCAAATTGATCCAAAGAAGTTGGTCAGTGTATCCATCATGCCGTGTACTTCCAAGAAGACGGAAGCAAATCGACCTGAAATGGAGGTTGATGGAATCAGGGATGTTGATTTTTCTTTAACAACGAGAGAACTGGCAAGAATGATCAAGCAAGCTGGGATAGACTTTCTGTCACTTCATGACGAAGCAACCGATAGCGTGATAGGAGAATATACCGGTGCGGGAGTGATCTTTGGAGCCTCAGGAGGCGTTATGGAAGCAGCACTCAGAACCGTTGCCGACATTTTGACAGGGGAGGATCTGGACGATATAGAATACAAAGAATGCCGCGGACTGGAAGGCATCCGGGAAGCGAGTGTCACACTACCCATCGAAGGGCGTGATACGGAAATTAAGCTTGCAATCGCACATGGGACCGCCAATGCGGCGAAGCTGCTGGAGTCCATAAGATCCGGTGAGAAAAACTATCACTTCATTGAAATCATGGGTTGTCCGGGAGGCTGTATCAATGGAGGAGGTCAGCCCCATATATCGGCTAGAAAGCGGATGGAACTGGATTCAAAAGCGCTGAGGTCAGCGGTGCTTTATGCAGAAGATGCAAGGCTGCCTGTAAGAAAATCCCATATGAACACAGAAATTCAGAAGCTATATTCCGATTATCTGAGTGAGCCATGCGGTCATAAGTCTCACAAACTGCTGCACACCCATT
- a CDS encoding SIMPL domain-containing protein, with protein MNEQKSKITANIIIAVIAAAAIVAASLILANGVEKVKGGGNRIIVTGSAKQQITSDLIVWTGNFSAKSPSLQEAYGILETDKSKVHNYLISQGVPEDAIVFSSINTTTNYMILPNGMYSSDIDYYELNQTVTISSGEIEKITDISRKVTELINEGIQFQSNPPQYMYTKIADMKVTMLAEATKDAKKRAEMIAENAGNKLGSLKYADMGIIQITPLYSNEVSDYGMNDTYSLEKEITAIVHCEFEIQ; from the coding sequence ATGAATGAACAGAAAAGTAAAATCACGGCGAACATTATCATTGCCGTCATTGCCGCAGCCGCCATCGTTGCCGCTTCACTGATCCTTGCAAATGGAGTTGAAAAGGTGAAAGGCGGAGGCAACCGTATCATTGTTACCGGATCGGCCAAACAGCAGATCACTTCCGACCTGATCGTCTGGACCGGAAACTTCTCCGCGAAATCTCCGTCACTGCAGGAGGCATACGGAATTCTAGAAACAGACAAGAGTAAGGTTCATAATTATCTCATCAGCCAGGGTGTACCAGAGGATGCTATCGTATTTTCATCCATTAACACCACCACCAATTACATGATCCTTCCTAACGGTATGTATTCCAGCGATATTGATTATTATGAGCTGAATCAGACCGTTACCATAAGCTCAGGAGAAATCGAGAAAATCACTGACATCTCCAGGAAGGTTACGGAGCTCATCAATGAGGGGATTCAATTCCAGTCCAATCCGCCCCAGTACATGTACACGAAAATCGCTGATATGAAGGTAACCATGCTGGCTGAAGCTACGAAAGACGCTAAAAAGCGCGCGGAAATGATCGCAGAGAATGCAGGAAACAAGCTTGGAAGTCTGAAATACGCTGACATGGGTATCATTCAGATCACGCCGCTCTATTCCAATGAGGTTTCGGATTACGGAATGAATGACACCTATTCTCTGGAAAAGGAAATTACAGCGATCGTTCACTGTGAGTTCGAAATACAGTAG
- a CDS encoding NAD(P)H-dependent oxidoreductase subunit E yields the protein MNQRSCHCDKMKDERYLELKSYLEALTETDGMAMQILQEAQRIFGYLPLDVHKFIADNTRIPISELFGISTFYSQFSTSPKGKHQISVCLGTACYVKGAQKIVDKVADALDIKVGGTTTDGYFTLDAARCIGCCGLSPVMMIDEDVYANLLNVDAIPEILEKYRA from the coding sequence ATGAATCAGAGAAGTTGTCATTGCGACAAAATGAAAGATGAAAGATACCTTGAATTAAAATCCTACCTCGAAGCTTTGACGGAGACTGATGGTATGGCAATGCAGATCCTCCAGGAAGCACAGCGTATTTTCGGCTACCTGCCGCTGGATGTGCACAAGTTTATTGCGGACAATACGCGAATTCCTATTTCCGAACTATTTGGAATCTCCACATTTTACAGTCAATTTTCCACATCTCCGAAAGGAAAACACCAGATATCTGTCTGTCTTGGAACAGCCTGCTATGTCAAGGGAGCACAGAAGATCGTAGACAAAGTTGCGGATGCGCTTGATATCAAGGTCGGGGGAACTACAACGGACGGCTATTTCACCCTTGATGCTGCACGCTGCATTGGGTGCTGCGGACTTTCCCCTGTCATGATGATCGACGAGGATGTGTATGCAAACCTATTGAATGTTGACGCGATTCCCGAAATTTTAGAAAAATACAGAGCATAG